The Branchiostoma floridae strain S238N-H82 chromosome 8, Bfl_VNyyK, whole genome shotgun sequence genome has a segment encoding these proteins:
- the LOC118420864 gene encoding uncharacterized protein LOC118420864, translating into MNSLHGSSSPSFPDETSKSVQLLQNLARMAPTCENSSASKAQTHFSCSRCNFVFFCEDSLKKHLAEVHKELQEDPDKANKTSVHPSGDEFTCSLCNKTFNLKNTLNRHLIRAHKLPREEICPAKEKTRRPKGGKFSCTHCDKSFSCKFNLKRHWRDFHKQEYDDPHKAKMATCIQPNCDRVFYHRTRMLKHLEDDHNLVLSSSTHRFDTERDFLDWKEREERKNLVQFTKQGGSTLGKLSRYSYYICQHDGSDRAHCARGQPQRLSSRRNKKGRVKTGAICPARMLVKAELNSSVLRVTYVSSHNHEPRPRILSARSRRKCSRTTPWGTGKRKTRGKVAPGGRGIQSDHEIRATNPATIHTEGNDAAMLIATDLHNGDADSDTDFEAPSPEFSMLEETKGYLAELIGLIEDKRVQRTVLPQIHDMLKKTVDQCEAIKAQVHLFQPEPSAQREHDYFCI; encoded by the coding sequence CAAACACACTTTTCCTGCAGCCGCTGcaactttgtctttttttgtgagGACAGTTTGAAAAAGCACTTGGCTGAGGTGCACAAAGAACTGCAGGAAGATCCAGACAAGGCGAACAAGACAAGTGTTCATCCAAGTGGTGATGAATTTACCTGTAGTCTCTGCAACAAAactttcaatcttaaaaatacCTTAAACAGGCACTTGATTCGGGCCCACAAACTACCGCGAGAAGAAATTTGCCCAGCAAAAGAGAAGACACGGCGGCCGAAGGGTGGTAAATTCTCATGTACGCACTGCGACAAAAGCTTCAGTTGCAAATTCAACTTAAAAAGGCACTGGAGAGACTTCCACAAGCAAGAGTATGACGATCCGCACAAGGCGAAAATGGCGACCTGTATCCAACCGAACTGCGATCGCGTCTTCTACCACAGAACCAGGATGCTTAAACACCTCGAAGATGACCACAATCTTGTACTGTCCAGTAGTACTCATCGGTTTGACACAGAGAGGGATTTCCTTGATTGGAAGGAGAGAGAAGAGAGGAAGAATCTTGTGCAATTCACTAAGCAAGGTGGATCCACTCTTGGGAAACTTTCGCGGTACTCCTACTACATTTGCCAGCACGACGGATCCGACCGGGCTCACTGCGCCCGCGGGCAGCCTCAGCGGCTGTCGTCCCGACGAAACAAGAAGGGTCGGGTCAAGACCGGCGCCATCTGTCCCGCGAGAATGCTGGTGAAGGCAGAGCTGAACTCGAGTGTGCTGAGAGTGACGTACGTAAGCAGTCACAATCACGAGCCACGACCGCGTATACTGAGCGCACGCTCCCGGCGCAAGTGTTCTCGGACCACTCCCTGGGGCACGGGCAAACGAAAGACACGGGGCAAAGTAGCTCCAGGGGGGCGTGGTATACAGAGTGATCATGAGATACGAGCTACAAACCCAgctacaatacatacagaaggCAATGATGCTGCTATGCTCATAGCTACAGATCTCCATAATGGGGACGCAGATTCTGACACTGATTTTGAAGCTCCTAGTCCTGAATTTTCAATGCTGGAAGAAACTAAAGGGTACCTAGCAGAACTGATAGGGCTGATCGAAGACAAGCGGGTCCAGAGAACAGTGCTGCCTCAAATTCacgacatgttgaagaaaactGTGGATCAGTGCGAAGCCATCAAAGCCCAAGTACATCTGTTCCAGCCAGAACCGTCAGCACAGAGGGAACATGACTACTTCTGTATATGA
- the LOC118420865 gene encoding transmembrane protein 141-like, translating into MPLTGPMDDPDVEEKYPGSRAYTVCQSGAFMSGVFATVTGGLVTFIGQSALRKRLPWGSNPAMVISIAVAAGSGWVVAYTRSRECQQKWYEIRSAHEEKMKLLAKEDSGTSTQVTEVAPKPPEQPHQSSPVLSETNKYGDPIQ; encoded by the exons ATGCCATTGACAGGACCTATGGACGATCCTGATGTAGAGGAGAAATACCCA ggtTCCAGAGCATATACAGTGTGTCAGTCTGGTGCCTTCATGTCAGGAGTGTTTGCAACTGTCACTG GTGGGCTGGTAACATTTATAGGTCAGAGTGCTCTAAGGAAACGACTGCCATGGGGGAGTAACCCAGCAATGGTCATCTCTATTG CGGTAGCGGCAGGCTCTGGTTGGGTAGTTGCCTACACCAGAAGCAGGGAGTGTCAGCAGAAATGGTACGAGATCAGGTCAGCCCACGAAGAGAAAATGAAATTGTTGGCGAAAGAAGACTCAG GGACATCCACTCAAGTAACAGAAGTAGCTCCAAAACCCCCTGAACAGCCTCATCAATCAAGTCCTGTTTTATCAGAAACCAACAAATATGGAGACCCCATACAGTGA